In one Chitinophaga sancti genomic region, the following are encoded:
- a CDS encoding sigma factor: MITSEDTAMLSALTKDNSLVAYQYFFMKYYKPLCLKASTMLGNMDEAREIVQKIFIEVWKTRQYQEIEHAPGGFFYQIVDARCRQLQEAALVTAQQYKATCPPCETGPALVPTSITTPLIMAIER, encoded by the coding sequence ATGATTACCAGCGAGGATACCGCTATGTTATCCGCATTAACGAAGGATAACTCCCTGGTGGCCTATCAGTACTTCTTTATGAAATATTACAAACCTCTTTGTCTGAAAGCCAGTACAATGTTGGGGAATATGGACGAGGCAAGGGAAATAGTACAAAAGATATTTATAGAAGTATGGAAGACCCGGCAATATCAGGAGATAGAACATGCCCCCGGCGGCTTTTTCTATCAAATAGTAGATGCCAGATGTCGCCAGCTGCAGGAGGCAGCGCTTGTTACTGCACAACAATATAAAGCGACCTGCCCACCCTGCGAAACGGGTCCGGCACTGGTGCCTACGTCGATTACAACACCACTGATCATGGCTATTGAAAGATAA
- a CDS encoding BamA/TamA family outer membrane protein produces the protein MKYLLHLFLLFLPFLAQAQDTLARRIILIGDAGELHQDGHNPVIDAVKSRFDLQDARNTVLYLGDNVYPYGMPDPTSNRYPLSKEILDYQVNLVRNTNTQAIFIPGNHDWEKSKPNGWQTIINEQLYVDSLNLPNVNFLPKDGCPGPIEVPLDNNITLVVMDTEWWLFPYAKPGPESSCDFKTKQDVLTELSDIVIRNRNKLIIFASHHPFRSYGIHGGYYTLKQHLFPLTDLKKGLYIPLPVIGSIYPLTRGVFGTPEDLPNPDYQELVSGVEAAFKSHGPAIFVAGHDHALQFIKDKENYYIGSGSGAKENRVKKGAKSLYASNENGYAALEISRNGNITVQYYTVDKTEGPSFTSSLFRIQDIRSEQLANASPTAKELPPFVTMPADTQYIHKTGIHYWLLGQNYRNVWATPVNFPVLDINKEKGGLKILQRGGGMQTLSLRMEDKSGREWVLRSVKKYPEKAIPAELKNTIAKDVVQDQISASNPYATMAVARLAEAAGVPHTNPTFVYLPKDTSLGVYASTHGDDVYLFEEREPVVKGKTYNTIKVLEQIQGDNDNTIDQEAVARARMLDLVMADWDRHDDQWRWGVKKHKKRDTKEYYPIPRDRDQAFFVNQGVITAIAARKWVMPKFQGFKPYFPNIEYQNPTAQPFDRSFMNEIDEETWKKISHELVLSLPDSVIAAAVARFPDTVQKQVGDFTIKTLIARRDKLEKSSLDFYHFLAKDVDVTGTKKDELFSIERRQDGSVSLNVNKISKKGEVQQNIYSRTFDPNVTKEVRIFGLGGEDKFNITGNYHTPIHIRIIGGKDKDTYIDSSSQHAGNHIRIYEKRGGADTFQLAGHERKILSYDPANIRYERTPLLYIYDKLMPLATAGFNSDDGLSLGAGFQYTKQGFRKRPFASRQTVTAGHSLGTDAWQFKYLGEFTDVIGNTDLALTATAKAPNNTINFFGYGNETVFEKDLKIKYYRTRFSLFNVEPLFKTNLSNKFQLIYGPTFTYYTLDKDATQGRIIEDFEKNGLDSLSVYQGKSYAGLKLGYQVDTRNNLIAPTRGFYWNTTLHGNQGLNEQQRHYLQLYTDMSIYTSFSTPANLVLVTRFGGGKLWGHYEYFQAMYLGGVQNLRGYRNYRFAGDAMVFNNTELRLKLFEFRSYLFPATVGLLAFNDVGRVWAKGEKSSAWHDGYGGGIYFSPVNMLILTATVGRSEEEVLPYITFGFRF, from the coding sequence ATGAAGTACCTTTTACACCTCTTTCTGCTCTTCCTGCCTTTCCTGGCCCAGGCACAGGACACGCTGGCCAGAAGGATCATCCTGATCGGGGATGCAGGCGAACTGCACCAGGACGGGCATAACCCTGTCATAGATGCTGTAAAGAGCCGCTTCGATCTGCAGGATGCAAGAAACACAGTGCTCTACCTGGGAGATAACGTTTATCCCTATGGGATGCCGGACCCTACCAGTAACCGCTACCCGCTTTCCAAAGAGATACTTGATTACCAGGTGAACCTGGTACGCAATACCAATACCCAGGCTATTTTCATTCCCGGCAACCATGACTGGGAAAAATCAAAGCCTAATGGCTGGCAGACCATCATCAATGAACAACTTTATGTTGATTCCCTGAACCTGCCGAATGTGAACTTCCTGCCAAAAGATGGTTGCCCCGGCCCCATCGAAGTGCCGCTGGATAATAACATTACCCTGGTTGTTATGGATACCGAATGGTGGTTATTCCCTTATGCAAAACCAGGCCCTGAGTCTTCCTGTGACTTCAAAACAAAACAGGATGTGCTCACTGAACTGAGTGATATCGTAATCCGTAACCGGAACAAACTGATCATCTTTGCCAGCCACCATCCTTTCCGGAGCTATGGTATTCATGGCGGTTATTATACACTGAAGCAACACCTCTTCCCCCTCACGGATCTGAAGAAAGGGCTCTATATTCCATTGCCGGTGATAGGTTCTATCTATCCACTGACCCGTGGCGTATTCGGCACGCCTGAAGACCTGCCCAATCCTGACTACCAGGAACTGGTTAGTGGCGTGGAAGCTGCTTTCAAATCACATGGCCCGGCCATCTTTGTAGCAGGTCATGATCACGCATTACAGTTTATCAAAGACAAAGAGAATTACTATATAGGCAGTGGTAGTGGCGCAAAAGAAAATCGTGTTAAGAAAGGTGCGAAGTCTCTGTATGCAAGTAACGAGAACGGCTATGCGGCTTTAGAGATCTCCAGGAATGGAAACATCACGGTGCAGTATTATACGGTAGATAAGACCGAGGGGCCTTCTTTTACCAGTTCTCTCTTCAGGATACAGGATATCCGCTCTGAACAACTGGCCAATGCAAGTCCGACAGCAAAAGAATTACCTCCTTTTGTAACAATGCCTGCAGATACCCAGTATATCCACAAAACAGGTATTCACTACTGGCTGCTGGGCCAGAACTATCGCAATGTATGGGCTACCCCGGTGAACTTTCCCGTACTTGACATCAACAAAGAAAAAGGTGGTCTGAAAATATTGCAGCGGGGTGGTGGTATGCAAACCCTTTCCCTGCGCATGGAAGATAAATCAGGTAGGGAATGGGTACTGCGCTCTGTGAAGAAATATCCTGAAAAAGCGATTCCTGCTGAACTGAAAAATACAATTGCCAAAGATGTGGTGCAGGACCAGATCTCTGCTTCCAATCCTTATGCTACCATGGCGGTGGCCAGGCTGGCTGAAGCAGCAGGCGTACCACATACCAACCCGACTTTTGTATACTTACCAAAGGATACTTCCCTGGGTGTTTACGCCAGCACACATGGGGATGATGTATATCTCTTTGAAGAAAGAGAGCCGGTAGTGAAAGGCAAAACCTATAATACCATCAAGGTGCTGGAACAGATACAGGGGGATAATGATAATACCATCGACCAGGAAGCAGTAGCCCGCGCACGTATGCTGGACCTGGTAATGGCTGACTGGGATCGTCATGATGACCAGTGGAGATGGGGCGTAAAGAAACACAAGAAACGCGATACCAAAGAATACTACCCTATTCCCCGCGACCGCGACCAGGCTTTCTTCGTGAACCAGGGCGTGATCACAGCCATTGCTGCCCGGAAATGGGTGATGCCTAAATTCCAGGGCTTCAAACCATACTTCCCGAATATCGAATATCAAAACCCGACCGCCCAGCCTTTTGACCGTTCCTTCATGAATGAAATTGATGAAGAGACATGGAAAAAGATCAGTCATGAACTGGTACTCAGTTTACCAGACTCCGTGATTGCAGCGGCAGTAGCCCGCTTCCCGGATACCGTGCAGAAACAGGTTGGCGACTTTACAATTAAAACACTCATTGCCCGTCGTGATAAACTGGAAAAATCATCACTGGATTTCTACCATTTCCTCGCGAAGGATGTAGATGTAACCGGAACAAAGAAAGATGAGCTATTCAGCATTGAAAGACGGCAGGACGGCTCCGTTTCCCTGAATGTAAATAAGATCAGCAAGAAAGGGGAAGTACAACAAAATATCTACTCCCGCACCTTTGATCCGAATGTAACCAAAGAAGTAAGAATCTTTGGTTTAGGTGGTGAGGATAAATTCAATATCACAGGGAATTATCATACCCCTATTCACATCCGCATTATAGGTGGTAAAGACAAGGATACTTATATCGACAGCAGTTCCCAGCATGCAGGCAATCACATCCGCATCTATGAGAAACGCGGTGGTGCTGATACTTTCCAGCTGGCAGGCCATGAACGTAAAATCCTTTCTTACGATCCCGCGAATATCAGGTACGAACGTACGCCTTTGCTATATATCTATGATAAGCTGATGCCACTGGCGACTGCTGGGTTCAACAGTGATGACGGACTGTCTCTCGGCGCAGGTTTCCAGTATACGAAACAAGGATTCCGTAAGCGCCCATTTGCTTCCAGGCAAACGGTCACAGCCGGTCATAGTTTAGGTACCGATGCATGGCAGTTTAAATATTTAGGAGAATTCACTGATGTGATCGGGAATACCGATCTGGCGCTGACGGCTACTGCCAAGGCTCCGAACAATACGATCAACTTCTTCGGTTACGGTAACGAAACCGTATTTGAGAAGGATCTGAAGATTAAATATTATCGTACCCGCTTCAGTTTGTTTAATGTAGAACCTTTGTTCAAAACGAATTTGTCTAACAAGTTCCAGCTCATCTACGGTCCTACTTTCACTTATTACACGCTGGATAAAGATGCGACCCAGGGCAGGATCATTGAAGACTTTGAGAAGAATGGACTGGATTCATTGTCCGTATACCAGGGTAAATCTTATGCTGGTCTGAAACTGGGTTACCAGGTCGATACACGCAACAATCTCATTGCGCCTACACGTGGTTTCTACTGGAATACGACCTTACATGGCAACCAGGGTCTGAATGAACAGCAACGTCATTACCTGCAATTGTATACTGACATGAGTATTTATACGAGTTTCAGTACACCTGCCAATTTAGTATTGGTTACCAGGTTTGGCGGTGGTAAACTCTGGGGGCATTATGAATACTTCCAGGCGATGTATTTAGGTGGTGTGCAGAACCTGCGGGGGTATCGCAACTACCGTTTTGCAGGTGATGCGATGGTATTTAATAATACTGAGCTGCGATTGAAACTGTTTGAATTCCGTTCTTACCTGTTCCCTGCTACTGTGGGTTTACTGGCATTTAATGATGTGGGCAGGGTTTGGGCTAAAGGAGAAAAGTCTTCTGCCTGGCATGACGGATATGGTGGAGGCATCTATTTCAGCCCGGTGAATATGCTGATCTTAACGGCGACAGTGGGTAGGTCTGAAGAAGAGGTGTTGCCTTATATAACGTTTGGATTCAGGTTCTAA
- the lysA gene encoding diaminopimelate decarboxylase, with amino-acid sequence MPKQSDVLSTDFLVKVAEEFGTPVYIYHAEKIAIQYEKLKDAFQKTDARFFYACKALTNINILKYINSLGCGLDTVSINEVQLGLKAGFDPKNIIFTPNCVDLDEIVTAKNLGVNINIDNISILEQFGNRFGDSYPICIRLNPHIMAGGNYKISTGHVDSKFGISIHQIRHIERIVKSTKLKVTGLHMHTGSEIKDVDVFLRGVDIMFELAVNFPDLEFIDLGSGFKVAYQQGDPETDIQLLGRKLSDAFNKFSKTYNRPLQVWFEPGKFLVSQCGYFVVKANVIKQTTATVFVGVNSGFNHLIRPMFYDAFHLIKNISNPKGTERIYTVVGNICETDTFGWDRKLNEVKEGDLLVFYNAGAYGFEMASNFNSRFKPAEVLVKDGKAQLIRRRDTFEDLLKNQIEL; translated from the coding sequence ATGCCTAAGCAAAGCGACGTACTCTCCACCGACTTCCTTGTGAAAGTAGCGGAAGAATTTGGAACTCCGGTATATATATACCATGCAGAAAAGATTGCCATCCAGTACGAAAAGTTGAAGGACGCCTTCCAAAAGACGGACGCACGCTTTTTCTACGCCTGTAAGGCCCTCACCAACATCAACATCCTGAAATACATCAACTCCCTGGGCTGCGGTCTGGACACCGTGTCTATCAACGAAGTCCAACTCGGCCTCAAAGCAGGATTCGATCCAAAAAACATCATCTTTACCCCTAATTGCGTAGACCTCGACGAAATCGTAACTGCCAAAAACCTGGGCGTAAATATCAATATCGACAACATCTCCATCCTGGAGCAATTCGGTAACCGTTTCGGTGACTCTTACCCAATCTGCATCCGCCTGAACCCACACATCATGGCTGGCGGTAACTACAAGATCTCCACAGGTCACGTAGACAGCAAGTTCGGTATTTCCATCCACCAGATCCGCCACATCGAGCGCATCGTAAAAAGTACCAAACTGAAAGTTACCGGCCTGCACATGCATACCGGCTCCGAAATCAAAGATGTAGACGTATTCCTCCGTGGGGTTGACATCATGTTCGAACTGGCCGTGAACTTCCCGGACCTGGAATTCATCGACCTGGGTAGCGGCTTCAAAGTTGCTTACCAGCAGGGCGACCCTGAAACCGACATCCAGCTGCTGGGCAGAAAGCTCTCCGATGCTTTCAATAAATTCAGCAAAACATATAACCGCCCCCTGCAGGTATGGTTCGAACCAGGTAAATTCCTGGTAAGCCAGTGCGGCTACTTCGTAGTAAAGGCGAATGTGATCAAACAAACCACTGCTACCGTATTCGTAGGGGTAAACTCAGGTTTCAACCACCTGATCCGCCCCATGTTCTACGATGCCTTCCACCTCATTAAGAACATCTCTAATCCAAAAGGCACCGAACGGATCTATACCGTCGTAGGTAATATCTGCGAAACTGATACTTTCGGCTGGGATCGTAAACTGAACGAAGTGAAAGAAGGCGACCTGCTGGTATTCTACAATGCCGGCGCATACGGTTTTGAAATGGCCTCCAACTTCAACTCCCGCTTCAAACCCGCCGAAGTACTGGTAAAAGATGGTAAAGCCCAGCTAATCCGCAGACGTGATACCTTCGAAGACCTGCTAAAAAATCAGATCGAGTTATAA
- a CDS encoding RNA-binding S4 domain-containing protein, which produces MQNTEKLRLDKYLWAIRIFKTRSQAATACDGGKVKMNGNNVKAARSVGIGDKYEIRSESRKWVIEVVSLLANRVQYAEAIKHYVDLTPEEDQQAIQRTASSFHTGKRPSKIGRPTKKERRDLDGFMAPEDEE; this is translated from the coding sequence ATGCAGAATACAGAGAAACTGCGCCTGGATAAGTATCTCTGGGCGATCAGGATATTTAAGACCCGCTCACAGGCTGCTACAGCCTGTGATGGTGGGAAAGTGAAGATGAATGGAAACAATGTGAAGGCTGCAAGGTCAGTAGGCATTGGTGATAAATATGAGATCAGATCCGAATCCAGGAAATGGGTGATTGAAGTAGTGAGCCTGCTGGCCAACAGGGTGCAATATGCTGAAGCCATCAAGCACTATGTAGATCTGACCCCTGAAGAAGATCAGCAGGCGATTCAGCGAACAGCTTCCAGCTTCCATACAGGTAAGCGACCCAGTAAGATCGGACGGCCAACTAAGAAGGAACGTCGCGACCTGGACGGGTTTATGGCACCTGAGGATGAAGAATAA
- a CDS encoding Pycsar system effector family protein, producing the protein MQTSVIIDAAQQYVTTQYQNHPHPNLVYHNLEHTRQVVAAAAQISAHYRLQDTDLLVVYIAAWFHDLGYLLGEFKTHEERGASLAREFLNTQIIPLNIQEQVSGCIMATKMPQEPHNLLEEIVCDADLFNFGTKEFRKRTKVLHQEIELTHEKEIPGADWTAGTLKLLEAHHYHTAYCQALLQEQKEENIAWLKKRLEKQEEKAEKKGEKLEEVVAKESNKLKIDKPKKEAKEPKAGRGVETMFRTTSANHIRLSAMADSKAHIMISVNSIIVSVILGVLFRKLEDYPNLVIPSILFLTTGVVTIIFSVLATRPNVNKGQFTREDIANKKTNLLFFGNFHEMQLEQYAWGMTEMMKDSDYLYGSMIQDIYHLGVVLGKKYKQLRIAYNIFMFGLIISVLAFVIAVLFFPVNN; encoded by the coding sequence ATGCAGACAAGTGTAATCATCGACGCCGCACAACAGTATGTGACAACACAATACCAGAATCATCCTCACCCTAATCTGGTGTACCATAACCTGGAGCATACCAGACAGGTAGTGGCAGCAGCAGCGCAGATTTCGGCGCATTACCGCCTGCAGGATACTGACCTTCTCGTAGTGTATATAGCTGCCTGGTTTCACGACCTGGGCTACCTGCTGGGAGAATTTAAAACGCACGAGGAAAGGGGTGCTTCACTGGCCCGTGAATTTCTGAATACACAAATTATTCCGTTAAATATACAAGAACAGGTAAGCGGATGTATCATGGCGACCAAGATGCCACAGGAACCCCACAACCTGCTGGAAGAGATCGTTTGCGATGCAGACCTCTTCAATTTCGGTACAAAAGAGTTCAGGAAACGTACCAAGGTATTGCACCAGGAGATAGAACTTACCCATGAGAAAGAGATACCCGGTGCTGACTGGACAGCAGGTACTTTGAAACTGCTGGAAGCGCATCATTATCATACGGCTTATTGCCAGGCCCTCCTGCAGGAGCAGAAAGAAGAGAACATCGCCTGGCTGAAAAAGCGCCTGGAGAAGCAGGAAGAAAAGGCAGAGAAGAAAGGAGAGAAGCTGGAGGAAGTAGTCGCTAAAGAAAGCAATAAGCTGAAAATCGATAAACCGAAAAAGGAAGCCAAAGAACCTAAAGCTGGCCGGGGAGTCGAAACCATGTTCCGTACTACCTCTGCTAACCATATTCGCCTGAGTGCCATGGCAGACAGCAAGGCACATATCATGATTTCGGTGAACTCTATCATCGTATCCGTGATATTAGGTGTACTCTTCCGCAAGCTGGAAGACTATCCAAACCTGGTGATCCCATCGATCTTATTCCTCACTACTGGTGTGGTTACCATCATCTTCTCCGTACTGGCTACCCGTCCGAATGTGAATAAAGGCCAGTTTACAAGAGAAGACATTGCCAATAAAAAGACGAACCTGCTCTTCTTTGGTAACTTCCACGAAATGCAGCTGGAACAATATGCCTGGGGGATGACAGAGATGATGAAGGATAGTGATTACCTGTATGGCAGCATGATCCAGGATATTTATCACCTGGGGGTCGTACTGGGTAAAAAATATAAACAACTACGTATCGCGTATAACATATTTATGTTTGGCCTGATAATATCAGTGCTGGCATTTGTGATTGCTGTGCTGTTCTTCCCTGTTAATAACTAG
- a CDS encoding SdiA-regulated domain-containing protein, translated as MTLRHLLLVALLLTSCNYYNNSDKKYGSPKGYNLTEPTRFHVRQSMQEISGIVLAPDEHHIMAINDEQGRIFSIDIANKTAYPNWKFHKSGDYEDLATDGKNWIVLKSNGHLYHVTGLFSDSTSSETYKLPMEGKKEFESLYYDARNDGMIMVCKQCAEDKGKDYNTAYRFDMKTWEFDTVPFYRINIVDIERLSGEDINLFKPSAAAIHPFEKRLYILSAVNRMLVIADLDGKVQEAYNLKHTLFRQPEGISFAANGDMYISNESADESSANILKFKYNQRAQ; from the coding sequence ATGACTCTACGACATTTATTACTGGTCGCCCTGTTGCTAACTTCCTGTAATTATTACAACAACAGCGATAAAAAATACGGATCTCCCAAAGGCTATAACCTCACGGAACCCACAAGGTTTCATGTGCGCCAGTCCATGCAGGAGATTTCAGGCATTGTGCTGGCCCCTGATGAACATCATATCATGGCCATCAATGATGAACAGGGTCGCATATTTTCTATCGACATAGCCAATAAAACAGCTTATCCCAACTGGAAATTCCATAAGAGCGGGGATTATGAAGACCTCGCTACCGATGGTAAAAACTGGATAGTACTGAAAAGCAATGGTCACCTCTATCATGTGACAGGGCTCTTCTCTGATTCTACCAGCTCCGAAACTTACAAACTACCCATGGAAGGCAAAAAAGAATTTGAATCACTCTACTATGATGCGCGCAATGATGGCATGATCATGGTGTGTAAACAATGTGCAGAAGATAAAGGCAAAGACTATAACACTGCCTACCGCTTTGATATGAAGACCTGGGAGTTTGACACTGTTCCCTTTTATCGTATCAATATTGTAGATATAGAACGCCTTAGCGGTGAAGATATCAACCTCTTCAAACCATCTGCAGCAGCTATACATCCCTTTGAAAAGCGATTGTATATACTCTCTGCCGTGAACAGGATGCTGGTGATCGCCGACCTGGATGGCAAAGTACAGGAAGCCTATAACCTGAAGCATACTTTATTCAGACAACCGGAAGGCATTTCTTTTGCAGCGAATGGCGATATGTATATTTCCAATGAATCTGCCGATGAATCGTCTGCAAATATTCTCAAGTTTAAATACAACCAAAGAGCTCAGTAA
- a CDS encoding dipeptidase, whose translation MQVWKDYQTKNKERFLEELLALLRIPSVSADSRFNKDVADCAEAVKQRLVEAGADKVEVCPTAGHPIVYGEKIIDAALPTVLVYGHYDVQPADPLELWESGPFEPVIKDEKIYARGSADDKGQFYMHVKAFETMMNTNSVPCNIKFMIEGEEEVGSANLGIFIKENKERLKADVVLISDTSMLSLENPSLDTGLRGLSYMEVEVTGPNRDLHSGVYGGAVANPATILCQMIASLHDENNHITIPGFYDNVQDLSKEERAALNAAPFNEAEYKKDLGVDELWGEKGYSSIERTGIRPTLEVNGIWGGYTGEGSKTVLPSKAHAKISMRLVPNQDWIQISELFKAHFEKIAPKSVKVKVTAHHGGSPYVTPTNHVAFKAASEAIRTTFGKSPIPVRGGGSIPIVALFEKELGLKTILMGFGLDSDNLHSPNEKYGLANYYKGIETIPYFHKFFAEMNKK comes from the coding sequence ATGCAAGTTTGGAAAGATTATCAGACAAAGAATAAAGAACGTTTCCTGGAAGAATTGCTGGCCTTGTTGCGCATTCCTTCCGTAAGCGCAGACTCCCGTTTTAATAAAGATGTAGCGGATTGCGCTGAAGCCGTGAAACAACGCCTGGTTGAAGCAGGTGCTGATAAGGTGGAAGTTTGCCCTACTGCCGGCCACCCGATTGTATATGGAGAAAAAATCATCGATGCGGCCCTCCCGACCGTATTGGTATATGGTCACTACGACGTACAGCCAGCCGATCCCCTCGAACTCTGGGAGAGCGGTCCGTTCGAACCCGTGATCAAAGATGAGAAGATCTATGCCCGCGGCTCTGCTGACGACAAAGGCCAGTTCTACATGCACGTGAAGGCTTTCGAAACCATGATGAATACCAACTCTGTACCCTGCAATATCAAATTCATGATTGAAGGGGAAGAGGAAGTAGGTTCTGCCAACCTGGGCATCTTTATCAAAGAAAATAAAGAAAGACTGAAAGCAGACGTTGTACTCATTTCTGATACTTCTATGCTGAGCCTGGAAAATCCCAGCCTGGATACGGGTCTCCGCGGCCTGTCTTACATGGAAGTAGAGGTAACCGGCCCTAACCGCGACCTGCACAGTGGTGTATACGGTGGTGCCGTAGCAAATCCTGCTACCATCCTGTGCCAGATGATCGCATCCCTGCATGACGAAAATAACCACATCACCATCCCCGGTTTCTACGACAACGTACAGGACCTGAGCAAGGAAGAAAGGGCTGCCCTGAACGCAGCACCCTTCAACGAAGCTGAGTATAAAAAAGACCTGGGCGTAGATGAACTGTGGGGCGAAAAAGGATATTCCTCTATCGAGCGTACCGGTATCCGCCCTACCCTGGAGGTAAACGGTATCTGGGGTGGCTATACCGGCGAAGGTTCTAAAACAGTACTGCCTTCAAAAGCACATGCCAAGATCTCCATGCGCCTGGTACCTAACCAGGACTGGATCCAGATCTCTGAACTGTTCAAGGCTCACTTCGAAAAGATCGCACCTAAATCCGTAAAGGTAAAAGTAACAGCACACCACGGTGGCAGCCCTTATGTAACGCCTACTAACCATGTGGCATTCAAAGCAGCCAGCGAAGCTATCAGGACAACTTTTGGTAAATCTCCCATTCCGGTGCGCGGAGGTGGTAGTATTCCTATCGTAGCACTGTTTGAAAAAGAACTTGGACTGAAGACCATCCTCATGGGCTTTGGATTAGATAGCGACAACCTGCACTCTCCAAATGAGAAGTATGGTCTGGCTAACTATTATAAAGGAATAGAAACCATTCCTTATTTCCACAAGTTCTTTGCGGAAATGAATAAGAAATAA